The following coding sequences are from one Muntiacus reevesi chromosome 17, mMunRee1.1, whole genome shotgun sequence window:
- the LOC136148489 gene encoding interferon alpha-1, with translation MAPAWSSLLALLLLSCNAICSLGCHLPHTHSLANKRVLTLLRQLRRVSPSSCLQDRNDFAFPQEALGGSQLQRAQAISVLHEVTQHTFQLFSTQGSAAAWDQSLLDKLRTALDQQLTDLQACLRQEQGLQGAPLLKGDSSLALRKYFHRVTLYLQEKGHSPCAWEVVRAEVMRAFSSSTNLQDRFRRKD, from the coding sequence ATGGCCCCAGCCTGGTCCTCACTCCTGGCCCTGCTGCTGCTCAGCTGCAACGCCATCTGCTCTCTGGGCTGCCACCTGCCTCACACCCACAGCCTGGCCAACAAGAGGGTCCTGACGCTCCTGCGACAACTGAGGAGggtctccccttcctcctgcctgcaGGACAGGAATGACTTCGCCTTCCCCCAGGAGGCGCTGGGTGGCAGCCAGCTGCAGAGGGCTCAAGCCATCTCTGTGCTCCACGAGGTGACCCAGCACACCTTCcagctcttcagcactcagggcTCGGCCGCTGCGTGGGACCAGAGCCTCCTGGACAAGCTCCGCACTGCACTGGACCAGCAGCTCACTGACCTGCAAGCCTGTCTGAGGCAGGAGCAGGGGCTGCAAGGGGCTCCCCTGCTCAAGGGGGACTCCAGCCTGGCTCTGAGGAAATACTTCCACAGAGTCACTCTCTATCTGCAAGAGAAGGGACACAGCCCTTGTGCCTGGGAGGTTGTCAGAGCAGAAGTCATGAGAGCCTTCTCTTCCTCAACAAACTTGCAGGACAGATTCCGGAGGAAGGACTGA